The Martelella sp. AD-3 genome includes a region encoding these proteins:
- a CDS encoding carbohydrate ABC transporter permease, with translation MIAGKKSRTRTLLFVELPMVLILLFTLGPYLWMLLTSLTAEDRLFTQGPSIIGATFENYIRLFKTVGFLNNMIASLIVAVGTVIVGLSLSVTAAYAFSRFSFRGKKYLMIQFLIINMFPIVLLILPLFVLMRVLGLLDTHLALIIANSTVAIPFSTWMMTSYINGIPKSLDEAAMTDGCTRMGALRRVVLPLCTPGIVATGIYIFITSWNEYLYALTLGGQNVRTITVAIQTLIGEYEVQWGLLTAGGIVGALPATVLFLIVQKRLISGMTQGAVKG, from the coding sequence ATGATCGCCGGAAAGAAGTCCAGAACCAGAACCCTCCTGTTCGTCGAACTGCCGATGGTGCTGATCCTGCTGTTCACGCTCGGTCCCTATCTGTGGATGTTGCTGACCTCGCTGACGGCTGAAGACAGGCTCTTCACCCAGGGCCCAAGCATTATCGGCGCCACCTTCGAGAACTATATCCGCCTGTTCAAGACGGTCGGCTTCCTCAACAATATGATCGCCTCGCTGATCGTTGCCGTCGGCACGGTCATCGTCGGTCTGTCGCTCAGCGTCACGGCGGCCTATGCCTTCTCGCGGTTTTCCTTCCGCGGCAAGAAATACCTGATGATCCAGTTCCTGATCATCAACATGTTCCCGATCGTTCTGCTGATCCTGCCGCTCTTCGTTCTGATGCGCGTGCTCGGTCTGCTGGATACGCATCTGGCGCTGATCATCGCCAACTCGACGGTCGCCATTCCCTTCTCCACCTGGATGATGACGAGCTATATCAACGGCATCCCGAAATCGCTGGACGAGGCCGCCATGACCGATGGCTGCACCCGCATGGGCGCGCTGCGCCGCGTGGTTCTGCCGCTGTGCACGCCCGGCATCGTGGCGACCGGCATCTATATCTTCATCACCTCATGGAACGAGTACCTCTACGCCCTCACCCTCGGCGGCCAGAATGTGCGCACCATCACGGTCGCCATCCAGACGCTGATCGGCGAATACGAGGTGCAGTGGGGCCTGCTGACGGCGGGCGGCATTGTCGGCGCGCTGCCGGCGACGGTGCTGTTCCTGATTGTCCAGAAACGTCTCATCAGCGGCATGACCCAGGGCGCGGTCAAGGGCTGA
- a CDS encoding carbohydrate ABC transporter permease: MTMTAPDMPAGRVALAKRVLPYALLSPAVLVTLAIVFFPMIQAAWMSLHDYVLWKPNAISFVGLKNFVAAFQDEVFWISLKHTVIWIGITIPAQMLLGLATAMLLNQEFSWRPLARALIIIPWALPSVVIGLMWVWIYDSNYGVLNDFLLRIDVIKQSIPWLADPDTALYAIILTLTWQGFPFFAVMILAALQSIPKSYYEAASIDGASKFRQFWHITLPGISGVLVTAVLLRTIWVANSIDVIYVMTGGGPGYSTYTLPLYAFIKARTNLDFGYGSALAVLFTIMLLGLVIVYLRKVGGDNK, encoded by the coding sequence ATGACCATGACTGCCCCCGATATGCCGGCGGGGCGCGTGGCGCTAGCCAAGCGCGTCTTGCCCTATGCCCTGCTCTCACCCGCCGTACTGGTGACGCTGGCGATCGTTTTCTTCCCGATGATCCAGGCGGCCTGGATGAGCCTGCACGATTATGTGCTGTGGAAACCCAATGCCATCAGCTTTGTCGGTCTGAAGAACTTCGTCGCGGCCTTCCAGGATGAAGTCTTCTGGATTTCCCTGAAACATACCGTGATCTGGATCGGCATCACCATCCCCGCCCAGATGCTGCTCGGCCTGGCGACCGCCATGCTCTTGAACCAGGAATTTTCCTGGCGGCCCCTGGCGCGCGCGCTGATCATCATTCCCTGGGCGCTGCCGAGCGTCGTCATCGGCCTGATGTGGGTGTGGATCTATGACAGCAATTACGGCGTCCTGAACGACTTCCTGCTCAGGATCGACGTCATCAAGCAGTCCATCCCATGGCTTGCCGATCCCGACACCGCGCTTTACGCCATTATCCTGACGCTGACATGGCAGGGCTTCCCCTTCTTCGCCGTGATGATCCTCGCCGCCCTCCAGTCGATCCCGAAGAGCTATTACGAGGCGGCCTCCATCGACGGCGCCAGCAAGTTCCGCCAGTTCTGGCACATCACCCTGCCCGGCATTTCCGGCGTGCTCGTCACCGCTGTGCTTCTGCGAACCATCTGGGTCGCGAACTCGATCGACGTCATTTACGTCATGACCGGCGGCGGCCCCGGATACTCCACCTACACGCTGCCGCTTTATGCCTTCATCAAGGCCCGCACCAATCTCGACTTCGGCTACGGCTCCGCACTCGCCGTGCTCTTCACGATCATGCTTCTGGGTCTTGTCATTGTTTATCTGCGCAAGGTCGGAGGTGACAACAAATGA
- a CDS encoding sugar ABC transporter substrate-binding protein produces MRKLLTIAALSASVIAYGAAANADDTVRFWYHFDNADNPMSDLIAKFEEQNPGITIEAENVPWNSYYDNLYTSIIAGNAPDAAMVKLYAQPRLVEMGALVPIDDYIAGWDAKADLQDDLLDLTKGPDGKQYYLPIQYVVLYLYYRADMLDELGMEVPKTCEEFREAAKALTQDTNGDGNPDIYGFGFRGAKGGQEHWGSLVLSRDGVSLDQPGGLTNPTAIEGTQWVVDLFEKDHVFPPSAPNDGFKEVTGALKAGKTAMTIHHIGSANDMVAALGDKISATTVPECGGGHWTTFGDESTAIFSSAENKDAAWKWISFLSTTGNNKEFNEATGQLPVTKSDSANWTLHPKRFVDATVASLPFAVTLPNTPETSDFVNTVWPVNMQRALTGEITAEKMNQNIEELFNP; encoded by the coding sequence ATGAGGAAATTACTGACGATTGCGGCGCTTTCGGCGTCGGTCATCGCGTATGGGGCAGCGGCGAATGCCGATGATACCGTGCGTTTCTGGTATCATTTCGATAATGCGGACAATCCGATGTCCGATCTGATCGCCAAATTCGAGGAGCAGAACCCCGGCATCACGATCGAAGCGGAAAACGTTCCCTGGAACAGTTATTACGACAATCTCTACACCTCGATCATCGCCGGCAACGCACCGGATGCCGCCATGGTCAAGCTTTACGCCCAGCCGCGTCTGGTCGAAATGGGCGCGCTCGTGCCGATCGACGACTATATCGCCGGCTGGGACGCCAAGGCCGACCTGCAGGACGACCTGCTGGACCTCACCAAGGGCCCCGACGGAAAGCAGTATTACCTGCCGATCCAGTATGTGGTGCTCTATCTCTACTACCGCGCCGATATGCTGGACGAACTCGGCATGGAGGTGCCGAAGACCTGCGAAGAGTTCCGCGAAGCGGCAAAGGCGCTCACTCAGGATACCAATGGCGACGGCAATCCTGACATCTACGGCTTCGGCTTCCGGGGCGCCAAGGGCGGCCAGGAACACTGGGGATCCCTCGTGCTTTCGCGTGACGGCGTCAGCCTTGATCAGCCCGGCGGCCTGACCAATCCGACCGCGATCGAGGGCACGCAATGGGTGGTTGACCTGTTCGAGAAGGACCATGTCTTCCCGCCATCCGCCCCCAATGACGGGTTCAAGGAAGTCACGGGCGCGCTGAAGGCCGGCAAGACGGCCATGACCATCCACCATATCGGCTCGGCCAATGACATGGTGGCGGCCCTTGGCGACAAGATCTCCGCGACCACCGTGCCGGAATGCGGCGGCGGTCACTGGACGACCTTCGGCGATGAATCGACGGCGATCTTCTCCAGCGCGGAAAACAAGGATGCCGCCTGGAAGTGGATCTCCTTCCTGTCGACGACCGGGAACAACAAGGAATTCAACGAGGCGACCGGCCAACTGCCCGTCACCAAGTCGGATTCGGCCAACTGGACACTGCATCCCAAGCGCTTCGTCGACGCCACGGTTGCCTCGCTGCCCTTCGCGGTGACGCTGCCGAACACGCCGGAGACCTCGGACTTCGTCAACACGGTCTGGCCCGTCAACATGCAGCGGGCGCTGACCGGCGAGATCACGGCCGAGAAGATGAACCAGAACATCGAAGAGCTCTTCAATCCGTAA
- a CDS encoding alpha/beta hydrolase → MIGGSAREDIGGDRFEARARDRLLSPEMEAILARLAEEDAALGDPTLMKPRDGRAQAEAVNARWNRDMPALFAASDFAIEGPDGNAVACRLMTPSGDAHGLIVFVHGGGWAFCSMATHEHAARRLAIAANAHVLTFNYRLAPEHPYPAGLDDCAAVWNAVLEGHGPLAGLGRPRALSGDSAGANLALALMLRQIDEGAALPDAGLLFYGVYDDDFASRSYIDSAEGPGLTRAKMMRYWDFYTPDTSVRKSPFVSPLKADDAALLKLPPLYLNAAAIDPLHSDTADLARRLEALGRRDTYRLYPGVVHGFMQMNPVLAEARTAAEEAAGAFLEVAGKMKTT, encoded by the coding sequence ATGATCGGGGGAAGTGCACGGGAGGATATCGGCGGCGATCGCTTCGAGGCGCGCGCGCGGGATCGCCTCCTGTCGCCGGAGATGGAAGCCATACTGGCACGTCTTGCCGAAGAGGATGCGGCCCTCGGCGATCCGACGCTGATGAAGCCCCGGGACGGACGCGCCCAGGCCGAAGCGGTCAACGCCCGCTGGAACCGGGACATGCCTGCGCTTTTCGCCGCAAGCGATTTCGCAATCGAAGGACCGGACGGCAACGCCGTCGCCTGCCGTCTCATGACGCCATCGGGCGATGCCCATGGCCTGATCGTCTTCGTGCACGGCGGCGGCTGGGCGTTCTGCAGCATGGCAACGCATGAACATGCCGCCCGCCGCCTGGCAATCGCGGCGAACGCCCACGTCCTCACCTTCAATTACCGCCTGGCGCCCGAGCATCCCTATCCCGCCGGGCTGGACGATTGCGCAGCGGTATGGAACGCCGTGCTCGAAGGGCACGGGCCGCTTGCAGGCCTCGGCAGGCCGCGCGCGCTGTCGGGCGACAGCGCCGGCGCCAATCTCGCCCTCGCCCTGATGCTGCGCCAGATCGATGAGGGCGCCGCGCTGCCGGATGCAGGCCTTCTTTTCTACGGCGTCTATGACGACGATTTCGCCTCCCGCTCCTATATCGACAGCGCCGAGGGGCCCGGCCTGACGCGCGCGAAGATGATGCGCTACTGGGATTTCTACACGCCCGATACATCCGTTCGCAAAAGCCCGTTCGTCTCGCCGCTCAAGGCTGATGACGCCGCGCTCTTGAAGCTGCCGCCGCTCTATCTGAATGCGGCGGCGATCGATCCCTTGCATTCTGACACGGCAGACCTTGCCCGCCGGCTCGAAGCGCTCGGCCGGCGGGACACCTACAGACTCTATCCCGGTGTCGTGCATGGCTTCATGCAGATGAACCCCGTTCTCGCCGAAGCCCGGACGGCGGCAGAGGAGGCGGCAGGCGCCTTCTTGGAAGTTGCGGGCAAAATGAAAACCACTTGA
- a CDS encoding GntR family transcriptional regulator has translation MAIENFGKQGTPATGSTGRRPGRRSLTVYGDLQRDIMLGDIPPLTAILELDIAERFGCSQSTAREALIALDHDGLVERLPHRGTFVADSRAEDARELIMIRREIECRGVPRIMQRYGSLLRNSLVEIIMSMLRAARAEDAYLLSQLDREFHLKLYEAANLPSVQPILRRCLIHNHRFKILNSKDARDLVETAERHEAIIEALDTGDVAAARAALSHHITTIVEFGPSILPEDAPEGR, from the coding sequence ATGGCGATCGAAAATTTCGGAAAGCAGGGGACGCCCGCGACGGGGTCAACAGGCCGGCGCCCCGGTCGGCGCAGCCTGACCGTCTATGGCGACCTGCAGCGCGACATCATGCTCGGCGACATTCCACCGCTCACCGCCATTCTGGAACTTGATATCGCCGAGCGCTTTGGCTGCAGCCAGAGCACGGCACGCGAGGCCCTGATCGCGCTTGATCATGACGGTCTGGTCGAGCGTCTGCCGCACCGCGGCACATTTGTTGCCGATTCACGGGCCGAGGATGCGCGTGAACTCATCATGATCCGGCGCGAGATCGAATGCCGCGGCGTGCCGCGCATCATGCAGCGCTACGGTTCGCTGCTGCGCAACAGCCTGGTTGAAATCATCATGTCCATGCTTCGCGCCGCGCGGGCCGAAGATGCCTACCTGCTCTCCCAGCTTGACCGTGAATTTCATCTGAAGCTCTACGAGGCGGCCAACCTGCCCTCCGTTCAGCCGATTCTCAGGCGCTGCCTCATCCACAATCACCGCTTCAAGATCCTCAACTCGAAGGATGCACGCGACCTGGTCGAGACGGCCGAGCGACACGAGGCGATCATTGAGGCGCTCGACACCGGCGATGTCGCCGCGGCAAGGGCGGCGCTCTCCCACCACATCACCACGATCGTCGAATTCGGTCCCAGCATTCTGCCGGAAGACGCGCCCGAGGGGAGATGA
- a CDS encoding ABC transporter ATP-binding protein translates to MASIELEKLVKDYGAFRAIKGIDLSIEDGSFVTFVGPSGCGKSTLLRMVAGLEEISAGRLRIDGRVVNDLEPRERDIAMVFQDYALYPHMSIAENIGFGLKMRGIAKAEIERQVREAADILQITQLLERKPGQLSGGQRQRVAMGRAIVRRPQVYLFDEPLSNLDAKLRVDMRTQIKRLHTLLKTTTIYVTHDQVEAMTLADHIVILKDGVIMQQGKPVHVYERPVSRFVGEFIGSPKMNIIESRLVSENDRPELRFHEFSLPVAASDGENGKAVEIGIRPEHLIPCTPEEALFSARIDVLEPLGSDTHAICLLGDTEITARLAPDPSYQPGQILHFTADANKIHFFDAKSGDRLDMSAMPLAATV, encoded by the coding sequence ATGGCAAGCATCGAACTCGAGAAACTGGTCAAGGATTACGGCGCGTTTCGCGCGATTAAAGGTATCGACTTATCTATTGAGGATGGATCTTTTGTGACCTTTGTCGGTCCATCCGGCTGCGGTAAATCCACCCTTCTGCGCATGGTCGCAGGTCTGGAAGAAATCTCCGCCGGCAGGCTGAGGATCGATGGCAGGGTGGTCAACGACCTCGAGCCGCGCGAGCGCGACATCGCCATGGTGTTTCAGGACTATGCGCTTTATCCGCACATGTCGATTGCGGAAAATATCGGCTTCGGGCTGAAGATGCGCGGCATCGCCAAGGCCGAGATCGAAAGGCAGGTTAGGGAGGCTGCCGATATTTTGCAGATCACCCAGTTGCTCGAGCGCAAGCCCGGCCAGCTTTCAGGCGGCCAGCGACAGCGCGTTGCCATGGGCCGCGCCATCGTGCGGCGCCCGCAGGTCTATCTGTTCGATGAGCCGCTTTCCAACCTCGATGCCAAGCTGCGTGTCGACATGCGCACCCAGATCAAGCGCCTTCACACCCTGCTCAAGACCACCACCATCTACGTGACCCACGACCAGGTGGAGGCGATGACGCTTGCCGATCACATCGTCATCCTGAAAGACGGGGTGATTATGCAGCAGGGAAAGCCGGTCCATGTCTATGAGCGCCCGGTCAGCCGCTTCGTCGGCGAGTTCATCGGCTCACCGAAGATGAACATCATCGAAAGCCGCCTTGTCTCGGAGAATGACCGCCCGGAACTGCGCTTCCACGAATTCTCCCTGCCGGTCGCTGCCAGCGACGGCGAGAACGGCAAGGCGGTCGAGATCGGCATCCGGCCGGAGCACCTCATTCCCTGCACACCGGAGGAAGCACTGTTTTCGGCCCGGATCGACGTTCTGGAACCGCTCGGCTCCGACACGCACGCCATCTGCCTGCTCGGCGATACGGAAATCACCGCGCGCCTTGCGCCGGATCCGTCCTATCAGCCGGGCCAGATCCTGCACTTCACCGCGGATGCCAACAAGATCCACTTCTTCGACGCCAAAAGCGGTGACCGTCT